A stretch of Coccidioides posadasii str. Silveira chromosome 2, complete sequence DNA encodes these proteins:
- a CDS encoding uncharacterized protein (EggNog:ENOG410PJFZ~COG:S~BUSCO:12755at33183), whose amino-acid sequence MASEEPSARYTLKVTAGPTYDPKTHQIVPVNADETLTIETEHTTAKLCVRIRDYNGLPPNTPRTCRYFSHPDHQDDQYSIAVSFIPKRTIPGCALVFGNDFDRPIRDRLPPGTNYALKIVKWMIDPGLEGDAYADKPYLYGAALSSWNYFRICEREGVASRPNSAGEKPASPNGSQESITSSGGNSKGSDWQGSVTSLELHEEVIEEGGEGTGKQIRESLNIPGDASSRKKYFLDQNNRRMFEFEAGRLYKADFGNPYLGFSDFSLRLPGFSLNVAKYIDRKNHSLRYVLKNKNTGDVFFVVIFTLLLNNEDESEDQSSGEEAQQEEREGSEVD is encoded by the exons ATGGCCTCGGAAGAGCCGTCAGCGCGCTACACACTAAAGGTCACCGCCGGCCCTACATACGACCCCAAAACACATCAAATAGTGCCAGTCAACGCCGACGAGACGCTGACGATTGAGACCGAGCATACCACCGCGAAGCTCTGCGTGCGAATTAGAGATTACAACG GACTCCCTCCCAACACCCCTCGCACATGCAGATACTTCTCCCACCCAGACCACCAGGACGACCAATACTCCATCGCCGTTAGCTTCATTCCCAAACGGACTATCCCTGGCTGCGCGCTTGTCTTTGGCAATGATTTTGACCGGCCCATTCGCGATCGATTACCGCCGGGGACGAACTATGCGCTCAAGATCGTCAAGTGGATGATCGATCCTGGTCTAGAGGGGGATGCGTATGCCGATAAACCGTACCTGTACGGCGCTGCACTGTCGAGCTGGAATTATTTTAGAATTTGTGAGCGCGAAGGGGTGGCGTCTAGGCCTAACTCGGCTGGTGAAAAGCCAGCATCGCCGAATGGGAGTCAGGAGAGTATCACGAGTAGCGGAGGCAATAGTAAGGGCAGCGATTGGCAGGGATCAGTAACTTCGCTGGAGCTGCATGAAGAGGTCATTGAGGAGGGTGGTGAAGGAACTGGGAAGCAGATCCGTGAGAGCCTCAATATCCCCGGCGATGCGAGTTCTCGAAAGAAATACTTTCTGGATCAGAACAATCGCCGCATGTTCGAGTTTGAGGCTGGACGGCTGTACAAGGCCGATTTTGGGAATCCCTATCTAGGATTCAGTG ATTTCTCGCTCAGACTACCGGGTTTTAGTCTCAATGTTGCCAAATACATAGACCGGAAAAATCATTCACTGCGCTATGTGCTGAAGAATAAGAATACTGGAGATGTGTTTTTCGTGGTTATTTTTACTCTGCTGCTCAACAACGAGGACGAGAGTGAGGACCAGAGTAGTGGGGAGGAGGCGCAGCAAGAAGAACGAGAGGGATCGGAGGTAGACTAG
- a CDS encoding uncharacterized protein (EggNog:ENOG410PY56~BUSCO:13099at33183) has product MSDKPTQTGVRGLLAKFENNISTSPPSRGRSPIGADGSGTVRPLSKVRASFIPVERNGGSGSPLGWLRSTDSGVSPVNTKPMHEFGGPIERSTPLSPTGSIHRAFPAKSNPPTPMTEKRESTGGANTTTRDVPGEVIQGLGAILKGSAFEDSKLQLQKNGSPPRGLSSAVPEPNKTVVPEPKTHSPPKETLQPTKPNAPDTKTTSSRPANIVIPKEPNRKVSKSTLPKGPKTPPAPRTPKLPATPDSHINKTNAVNSPAVAREVNKTHSRVNTPRRSGRSSSSPVTQDKRALSTREIVSRPGSKQASPNHPKIRPKSPTRPVRLPSSMTAPTASSAAKTNSTSSRPPSRNGVNANKLTRKVSSLRMDRSTAAPKTSVPSTTVRKQVSHASLAPPPNLGLDRPKSRTSNVSARAPDESFLARMMRPTASSANKVHDKIDVKSPPRPSRTTQTGRKVSDQNHTSSRKPPKAKSPEAERHEVKSPVATSPEAKLHAQTAAKEGLTGEDVTSQQPQEPESNVEITEPPVPYEPEVSVVEETPAAPAAEIKEPEALQA; this is encoded by the coding sequence ATGTCGGACAAACCGACGCAGACAGGTGTCCGCGGCTTGTTGGCCAAGTTCGAAAACAACATCTCGACCTCCCCTCCGTCGCGTGGCCGCTCCCCAATTGGCGCAGATGGCTCAGGAACTGTTCGTCCGCTCTCCAAAGTTCGCGCAAGCTTCATCCCCGTCGAACGCAACGGTGGCTCCGGATCTCCCTTGGGATGGCTGAGAAGTACCGATTCCGGTGTCTCCCCGGTCAACACAAAGCCCATGCACGAGTTTGGAGGCCCAATCGAAAGATCTACCCCTCTGTCGCCCACGGGCTCGATACATAGAGCTTTTCCTGCCAAATCGAACCCCCCGACTCCGATGACCGAAAAGAGGGAATCAACTGGCGGTGCGAATACCACAACACGCGATGTTCCGGGCGAAGTGATACAGGGTCTGGGAGCTATCCTGAAGGGTTCAGCGTTCGAAGATTCGAAACTACAGCTGCAGAAGAACGGATCACCCCCGCGGGGATTGAGTTCAGCTGTTCCTGAACCAAACAAGACCGTGGTGCCAGAACCCAAAACACACAGTCCACCAAAGGAGACATTACAGCCTACCAAACCGAATGCGCCGGATACCAAGACAACGTCTTCTCGTCCCGCGAATATAGTGATCCCAAAGGAACCAAACCGCAAGGTTTCTAAAAGCACGCTCCCCAAGGGCCCAAAAACGCCACCTGCCCCCCGAACTCCGAAACTCCCGGCTACTCCTGACTCGCATATTAACAAAACAAATGCCGTCAACAGCCCTGCCGTTGCGAGGGAAGTAAACAAAACTCACTCGCGTGTCAATACCCCAAGAAGATCTGGTCGCTCGTCTTCGAGCCCAGTGACCCAAGACAAACGTGCCTTGTCCACAAGGGAAATTGTTTCCAGGCCTGGCTCGAAGCAAGCGTCTCCAAACCATCCAAAGATCCGACCAAAGTCTCCAACACGTCCAGTCCGTCTCCCCAGCTCAATGACCGCGCCAACTGCATCATCGGCGGCCAAAACCAACAGTACATCTTCACGCCCTCCCAGCCGCAATGGCGTCAACGCGAACAAGCTTACGCGAAAGGTCTCCTCACTACGCATGGATCGATCCACAGCTGCCCCGAAAACAAGTGTTCCTTCGACGACGGTGCGAAAACAGGTTTCTCATGCTTCGCTCGCGCCACCACCAAACTTGGGACTCGACAGGCCAAAGTCTCGCACAAGCAATGTCAGTGCACGGGCACCCGATGAATCCTTCTTGGCAAGGATGATGCGGCCAACCGCTAGTTCAGCAAACAAAGTGCACGATAAGATCGACGTAAAGAGTCCTCCAAGGCCATCCCGGACAACGCAAACTGGGCGAAAGGTATCGGATCAAAATCACACCAGCTCAAGAAAGCCGCCAAAGGCGAAATCCCCCGAGGCCGAGCGCCACGAAGTGAAATCTCCCGTAGCAACCTCTCCTGAAGCGAAATTACATGCGCAAACTGCTGCTAAAGAAGGACTTACTGGCGAGGACGTTACCTCGCAACAGCCTCAGGAGCCAGAGAGCAATGTTGAAATCACCGAGCCCCCGGTTCCTTATGAACCTGAAGTGTCCGTGGTAGAAGAAACTCCCGCAGCCCCAGCCGCTGAAATCAAGGAACCCgaagctctacaagcttga
- the LYS12 gene encoding homoisocitrate dehydrogenase (BUSCO:211634at4751~EggNog:ENOG410PHTX~COG:E~BUSCO:8989at33183) translates to MAASRTLRIGLIPGDGIGREVIPAGRRILEALPASLGLKFSFVDLDAGFETFKRTKTALPDKTVDTLKKECDGALFGAVSSPTTKVAGYSSPIVALRKRLDLYANVRPVKTTPGANVPAPIDLVIVRENTEDLYVKDEKSYDTPEGKVAEAIKRISERASSRIATIAGEIALRRQKIRETGQAAPRSGPMVTITHKSNVLSQTDGLFRETARKALAAEKFSSVEIEEQIVDSMVYKLFRQPSYYDVIVAPNLYGDILSDGAAALVGSLGLVPSANVGDGFAIGEPCHGSAPDIEGKGIANPIATLRSAGLMLEFLGEEEAAAKIYAAVDANLDEGKFLSPDLGGKATTEEVLQDVLRRL, encoded by the exons ATGGCAGCCTCAAGAACCCTCAGAATAG GCCTCATCCCCGGCGATGGCATTGGTAGAGAGGTCATTCCG GCCGGCCGTCGAATCCTCGAAGCGCTTCCGGCTTCTCTAGGGCTAAAATTCTCCTTTGTCGACTTGGATGCCGGCTTCGAGACTTTCAAACGGACGAAAACCGCCCTACCAGACAAGACCGTGGACACCTTGAAGAAGGAATGTGATGGCGCCCTCTTTGGTGCCGTTAG CTCCCCGACTACCAAGGTTGCTGGATATTCCTCGCCCATTGTTGCCCTCCGCAAGCGCCTGGATCTCTATGCCAACGTCCGGCCTGTGAAGACCACCCCTGGTGCAAACGTTCCTGCTCCAATTGACCTTGTCATCGTCCGTGAAAATACCGAAGACCTCTACGTTAAAGACGAGAAGTCCTACGACACCCCTGAAGGCAAGGTGGCCGAGGCAATCAAGAGAATATCTGAGCGTGCTTCATCCCGCATTGCAACAATTGCGGGAGAGATCGCCCTCCGTCGCCAGAAGATTCGTGAGACGGGACAGGCGGCCCCTCGATCAGGCCCCATGGTCACAATTACCCACAAGAGTAACGTCTTGAGTCAGACCGACGGATTGTTCCGCGAAACCGCCCGCAAGGCATTGGCCGCGGAGAAATTCTCCAGCGTCGAGATCGAAGAGCAGATCGTCGACTCCATGGTCTACAAGCTCTTCCGCCAACCATCTTACTATGACGTGATCGTCGCCCCCAACCTGTACGGAGACATCCTCTCTGACGGAGCCGCTGCATTGGTTGGCAGCTTGGGCTTGGTTCCGAGCGCAAATGTCGGCGATGGATTTGCTATTGGCGAACCATGCCACGGCAGCGCTCCCGATATCGAAGGCAAGGGAATCGCCAACCCCATCGCTACCCTCCGCAGTGCAGGTCTTATGCTTGAGTTCTTGGGCGAGGAAGAGGCCGCTGCAAAGATCTACGCTGCTGTCGACGCAAACCTGGATGAGGGCAAATTCTTGTCTCCCGACCTCGGAGGCAAGGCTACAACCGAGGAAGTCCTCCAGGACGTTCTCAGACGCCTTTAG
- a CDS encoding uncharacterized protein (EggNog:ENOG410PPBB~COG:S~BUSCO:10576at33183) has product MPPLPGEERLLTVFADVHYYFSPPSPRPPLHRFDKGSYLYLYHDATQHKARIEIANNPGLPEQDAFAGSLGATLLRNSDKFPTLFTLTVNAQRQSVSGEQPGQLATNEWSLISGHPHDISGTLHRLHTLDIYFWTADDAGLFLATVRRILDPSQIDIIATQPSQQTSSMSTVVQQLEQAAISDPGYQNNHPGRTSPTSSTNLPPPPPGAPPVKSASTIAQPPTAHVSSSEEPEKQPQDQKAENYAPLAYNPAAPAAPEPIKHREKTPPPPDAATGTGLAAAAAREQGTHFTHLPGSPGSAMYTSPPPTAGLTQPQSPPPHSSGLSFGSTSGSVTTGPPASGPAAPLNYAQQPPSQEPNMGIYRQQSFGPPPGAETYSQAQQFQQQHAVAYSQPQTPPAMYGQHQAYQPQSQPHPQQPQVPIGGYSDYSYGQPQQTMGNAYDIHNQVYRPTENEHRYHQRRGSGSLTSGDKKPGKITENAMRVEKGVNRFLKKLEKKL; this is encoded by the exons ATGCCGCCCCTCCCGGGAGAAGAACGCTTATTGACAGT ATTTGCGGATGTGCACTATTATTTCTCTCCGCCCTCTCCACGGCCCCCGCTTCATCGATTCGATAAAGGGTCATACCTCTACTTATACCATGATGCGACCCAGCACAAGGCCAGGATTGAGATAGCCAATAATCCAGGCCTTCCTGAGCAAGATGCTTTTGCTGGCT CTTTGGGGGCCACGCTCTTACGGAATTCGGACAAGTTTCCTACTCTGTTTACCTTGACGGTTAATGCCCAACGGCAAAGCGTATCGGGGGAACAGCCGGGCCAACTTGCCACCAATGAATGGTCCCTCATAAGTGGTCACCCTCACGATATCAGTGGAACCCTCCATAGGCTCCATACACTGGATATATACTTCTGGACCGCGGACGACGCCGGGCTTTTCCTAGCAACAGTACGGCGGATCTTGGACCCGTCTCAAATTGATATCATTGCAACTCAACCGTCACAGCAGACGTCGTCTATGAGTACTGTTGTTCAGCAGTTAGAACAGGCCGCTATATCCGACCCAGGATATCAAAACAATCATCCAGGGAGAACGTCCCCAACAAGCTCGACGAATTTGCCGCCCCCCCCTCCAGGTGCCCCACCGGTTAAATCGGCCTCGACTATTGCTCAGCCTCCAACAGCGCATGTTAGCTCGTCAGAAGAGCCCGAGAAGCAACCACAGGATCAAAAAGCCGAAAACTATGCGCCCTTGGCTTACAATCCTGCTGCACCAGCTGCGCCAGAGCCGATCAAACACCGCGAAAAGACACCTCCGCCGCCAGATGCTGCAACCGGGACGGGACTggcagctgcagcagctcGAGAGCAAGGCACACATTTCACGCACCTGCCCGGATCCCCCGGGTCGGCAATGTATACTTCACCACCTCCAACCGCAGGACTGACTCAACCGCAATCGCCACCTCCCCATAGCAGCGGGCTTTCGTTTGGGTCGACGAGTGGGTCTGTAACCACCGGGCCACCCGCTTCCGGACCAGCGGCACCGCTGAATTATGCACAGCAACCCCCATCCCAGGAACCCAACATGGGAATTTACCGACAGCAGAGTTTTGGGCCACCTCCCGGCGCTGAAACCTATAGCCAAGCCCAGCAATTCCAACAACAGCATGCTGTCGCTTACAGTCAGCCGCAAACGCCCCCCGCCATGTACGGCCAACATCAGGCGTACCAGCCTCAATCTCAGCCCCATCCTCAACAGCCGCAAGTTCCCATTGGTGGGTATTCAGACTATTCGTATGGTCAACCTCAGCAAACCATGGGAAACGCGTACGACATCCATAATCAGGTATATAGGCCTACTGAAAACGAGCATAGGTACCATCAACGTCGCGGATCAGGAAGCCTGACTTCCGGAGACAAGAAGCCAGGCAAAATCACAGAAAATGCAATGCGGGTTGAGAAGGGGGTCAACAGGTTCCTTAAAAAGCTGGAGAAGAAGCTGTGA
- a CDS encoding uncharacterized protein (EggNog:ENOG410PKAG~COG:S~BUSCO:8986at33183) — protein MAYANFVPFGKHGQTRDSPFSPGSCDPLSFSARRSVDFYFLSPPPGIGSRSRNCASPGTGRDHGIQPPWDTSEASRAYSNRIPSPKKDQFHQKHTEAAPYSERSDFSETWSIYANSNRLSLSPLSYDQYSYPPPSLMPRPIGEQLAQAPINGGLEMPASTCSDIRAPKTLISGEPNLFPERLKRRATDSVRGAGRYHSQRRPGNRDEFDGPTQLLDMPSAITVEIQEDDLPLLPTTLDVQEQDQILSDVNDRLSKCAFDFVAKYQFPIPLESDKKHVRSPQDREWTEWVYLLKRLATKRRIPARVLYNGQIKQFVTVLENALETRHVTKNQNRPLKDDRNILQFISAGTQVAKILKDASAMEYFDWLYVQTERYIHERRIHREKLAFHNGL, from the exons ATGGCATATGCAAATTTCGTTCCGTTTGGAAAGCATGGCCAAACCAGAGACTCGCCGTTTAGTCCGGGATCTTGCGATCCACTATCGTTCTCTGCGCGAAGGTCGGTTGACTTTTATTTCCTTTCTCCCCCTCCCGGTATTGGATCGCGCTCACGAAACTGTGCAAGCCCGGGAACCGGCAGAGATCATGGGATTCAACCACCCTGGGACACTTCTGAGGCATCGAGAGCGTACAGCAACAG GATACCGTCCCCCAAAAAGGATCAATTTCATCAGAAGCATACGGAAGCGGCCCCTTACTCTGAGCGGTCCGATTTCTCTGAAACCTGGAGCATTTATGCCAATAGCAATAGATTGTCTTTATCTCCTTTGTCCTATGATCAATATTCTTATCCACCGCCATCTCTCATGCCACGGCCAATTGGAGAACAACTGGCGCAAGCACCAATTAATGGCGGTTTGGAGATGCCTGCTTCTACTTGCAGTGATATCCGCGCTCCAAAGACGCTCATTTCAGGAGAACCAAATTTATTTCCCGAACGGCTAAAACGGCGAGCAACGGATAGCGTAAGAGGAGCCGGACGATACCACTCACAACGGCGGCCAGGCAACAGGGATGAGTTTGATGGACCAACTCAGCTTCTAGACATGCCGTCTGCTATAACCGTGGAAATTCAGGAAGATGATCTCCCTCTCCTTCCTACAACTTTGGATGTGCAAGAACAAGATCAGATCCTTTCTGATGTTAATGATCGTTTGTCAAAATGTGCTTTCGATTTTGTGGCAAAATACCAGTTCCCTATCCCTCTAGAATCAGACAAAAAGCATGTTAGGAGCCCACAGGACCGCGAATGGACTGAATGGGTTTATCTTTTGAAAAGGCTTGCCACGAAGCGGCGAATTCCTGCCAGGGTCCTGTATAATGGGCAGATTAAGCAGTTTGTAACCGTGCTGGAAAATGCCCTGGAAACACGCCATGTGACCAAGAATCAAAATCGTCCGTTGAAAGACGACCGCAATATCCTTCAGTTTATTTCCGCGGGAACCCAAGTTGCTAAGATCCTCAAGGATGCTTCTGCCATGGAGTACTTTGATTGGTTGTATGTCCAAACAGAGAGATATATCCACGAACGGCGAATTCACCGAGAGAAACTTGCATTCCATAATGGCCTCTAG
- a CDS encoding uncharacterized protein (EggNog:ENOG410Q10X~COG:S) encodes MSQSHGAPAVTLKPRRLLRGEITYSAAKTQDANILHELGYRDQKIRYFTHLYRNRKLIETIVAHHLGLASANACHLVDVEDWIDGSFNVCIGVDIDGQERDGGNKLMIRFPLPYRVGEDSCPGNADEKIRCEVGTYAWLQENCPDVPIPRLYGFGLSTGQTFTLLDNLPFITRAIEYVRRRLLKWLGHPVPSRYVQHQSKVNSTLSTGYLLIEYIDPSRGKMLSETWEEGRHDVNLRTNLFHGISRILLASARTPLPKIGSFVLDNRGYLSLSNRPLTVQHQLLENEHIPVDIPRNVTYSTVDSYINDILAYHESRFRHQPNALSDLQDGFYQTCALMVMRSVWPCFFRRDLFRGPFFLCLTDLHQSNIFVDDDWNVKCLIDLEWACSRPVEMIHPPYWLANQTIDMVDVDDYESLRKEFMEALEEEETKSTPGLQQSPVQLYPILQQGWERGTFWCSLALNSPTALFKIFYDYIQPKFSKTHKDDEAFWLITMRYWAFDAFNFLERKLKEKEQYDISLREAFEECSDAKTNTS; translated from the exons ATGTCCCAGAGTCATGGCGCGCCCGCAGTCACGCTAAAACCTCGTCGCCTGCTTCGTGGCGAGATCACATATTCCGCTGCAAAAACTCAGGACGCCAATATTCTCCATGAGCTGGGCTACAGGGATCAGAAAATTCGATATTTTACTCATCTCTACCGGAATCGCAAGCTGATTGAAACAATTGTTGCGCACCACCTCGGCTTGGCTTCGGCAAATGCATGTCATCTTGTTGATGTGGAGGACTGGATAGATGGAAGCTTCAATGTTTGCATCGGAGTTGATATCGATGGCCAGGAACGAGATGGCGGAAATAAATTGATGATTCGATTTCCCTTGCCATACCGGGTTGGCGAGGACTCTTGCCCAGGAAACGCAGATGAGAAGATCCGTTGTGAAGTGGGCACATATGCATGGCTCCAAGAAAACTGTCCAGATGTGCCCATTCCGCGCCTGTACGGATTTGGACTATCTACTGGTCAGACC TTCACTCTTCTCGACAACCTGCCGTTTATAACCCGCGCTATTGAGTATGTGCGCCGTCGTTTGTTAAAATGGCTGGGGCATCCAGTTCCTTCTCGCTACGTTCAACATCAAAGCAAAGTGAATTCTACCCTAAGCACAGGGTATTTGTTGATTGAATATATCGATCCATCACGGGGCAAAATGCTTTCCGAAACATGGGAGGAAGGACGCCATGATGTTAACTTGAGAACAAATCTCTTCCATGGTATTTCACGCATTTTACTGGCTTCGGCACGCAcaccgttaccaaaaatcgGTTCCTTTGTTTTAGATAATAGAGGGTACTTGAGTTTAAGTAACAGACCTCTTACTGTTCAACATCAACTATTGGAAAATGAGCACATTCCAGTTGACATCCCGCGAAATGTGACTTATTCCACAGTTGACTCCTATATCAATGATATTCTTGCCTACCATGAGAGCCGCTTCCGCCACCAGCCTAATGCGCTCAGTGATCTTCAGGATGGCTTCTATCAGACATGTGCATTGATGGTTATGAGAAGTGTTTGGCCTTGTTTTTTTCGCCGTGATCTTTTTCGAGGTCCATTCTTTCTATGCCTCACCGATCTACATCAGAGCAACATTTTTGTGGATGATGATTGGAATGTCAAGTGCCTTATCGATCTCGAGTGGGCCTGCTCCCGCCCTGTGGAAATGATCCACCCTCCGTATTGGTTGGCAAACCAAACTATCGATATGGTTGACGTCGATGACTACGAGAGTCTTCGCAAAGAATTCATGGAGGCCCTTGAGGAGGAAGAAACGAAGAGCACGCCAGGATTGCAACAGTCGCCAGTCCAACTATACCCCATTTTGCAACAGGGATGGGAGAGAGGGACCTTTTGGTGCTCTCTTGCGCTTAATAGCCCAACAGCCTTGTTCAAGATCTTCTACGACTACATCCAACCGAAGTTCTCTAAGACTCATAAAGATGACGAAGCATTCTGGTTAATCACGATGCGTTACTGGGCGTTTGATGCATTTAATTTTCTTGAACGCAAATTGAAAGAGAAGGAGCAATACGATATATCTTTGCGGGAAGCATTTGAGGAATGTTCGGATGCTAAGACCAATACATCTTAG
- a CDS encoding mitochondrial 37S ribosomal protein uS8m (EggNog:ENOG410PPXD~COG:J~BUSCO:14545at33183), whose translation MSLVNLAHVCSHITNASKARLSTTSVPYTKLHQNVLHAFRHTGLISSVVLGGATPPPPHFLLNQPSAEELAEILDPVTKENIASRRLWVGLKYWQSEPLITKISLISKPTRRVTLDLPSLRQIVRGNEARHVDGLRSPGECIFLSTSKGVFEARECVERSVGGYALCRVV comes from the coding sequence ATGTCCCTTGTCAACCTCGCCCATGTTTGCTCCCACATAACAAATGCCTCCAAAGCCCGCCTCTCAACAACCTCTGTTCCATACACCAAGCTCCACCAGAATGTCCTGCATGCGTTCCGCCATACCGGTCTCATTTCGTCCGTTGTTCTAGGGGGCGCAACTCCCCCACCCCCTCACTTCCTTCTGAACCAACCCTCTGCTGAGGAGCTGGCTGAGATTTTGGACCCCGTCACAAAAGAGAACATTGCATCTCGTCGGTTATGGGTGGGCCTAAAATACTGGCAGAGTGAACCGTTAATTACCAAAATATCCCTGATTAGCAAACCTACACGCCGTGTCACTCTTGATCTCCCATCTCTCCGCCAAATCGTCAGGGGTAACGAGGCTAGGCACGTTGATGGACTCCGATCTCCCGGAGAATGTATATTCCTCTCGACGTCGAAGGGTGTATTCGAAGCTAGAGAGTGCGTGGAGCGAAGTGTCGGAGGATATGCGCTGTGTAGAGTCGTCTAA
- a CDS encoding uncharacterized protein (SECRETED:SignalP(1-28)~EggNog:ENOG410PI0U~COG:O): MASSFVRALGLSMISFLGISMIFPGGSCCSICGKHEDITRDVCIIGGGSSGTYAAVRLRDKGKSVVVIEQDETLGGHTDTLIDPRTKKAINFGVAIFDDLDITREYFTRLGIKYKDTFFGNDPGVKLYANFQTGKIVDHKTSNMSAALTSYAMQAMKYPELEKGFIFSDPVPEDLVIPFSKFVEKYDIGDALEIIYTYCQGYGDLLERLTVYVLKTFDLAVLNDLKNGFLNPASGNNNEIYDKAMEIIGSDVLFKSRVEDAERRKDGVKLTVKTPSGRKTIHAKKLIISIPPTLHNLRPFGLDENEKSIFGQFKTTGYYTSLVRVPGLPKFDSMTNYNPDTPYNLPKLPDIYWITPTIIPDVYDVKYGSPRALREEDVKKDIIRKLRPFQDASAKDAEFVAWSSHTPFGATVSRKAIESGFYKKLYSLQGRHNTYWTGSAFHAHNSGLLWEYTKNLVDTLGI; this comes from the coding sequence ATGGCGTCCTCTTTCGTAAGGGCTCTCGGCCTTTCGATGATTAGTTTCCTTGGGATTTCAATGATTTTTCCGGGAGGTTCTTGCTGCTCGATTTGTGGAAAACATGAAGACATCACACGCGATGTGTGCATTATTGGAGGTGGCTCGTCAGGAACATATGCTGCAGTTCGGTTGCGGGATAAGGGGAAGTCAGTGGTGGTCATAGAGCAGGACGAGACACTCGGAGGGCACACTGATACACTCATCGATCCAAGGACGAAGAAGGCTATCAACTTTGGGGTTGCGATTTTCGATGATTTGGATATCACTAGGGAGTATTTCACACGGCTTGGGATTAAATATAAGGATACGTTTTTTGGCAACGACCCGGGCGTCAAACTCTACGCCAACTTTCAAACGGGGAAAATTGTTGACCATAAGACATCTAACATGTCGGCTGCACTTACTTCTTATGCTATGCAAGCAATGAAATACCCTGAATTGGAAAAAGGATTTATTTTTTCTGATCCAGTCCCAGAGGACTTGGTTATACCTTTCTCCAAGTTCGTGGAAAAGTACGACATTGGTGATGCACTCGAGATAATATATACTTACTGTCAAGGCTACGGCGATCTTCTCGAGCGGCTAACGGTTTACGTGCTGAAGACTTTTGACCTTGCTGTTCTCAACGATCTCAAAAACGGCTTCTTAAACCCGGCCAGCGGGAACAACAACGAAATCTATGACAAGGCGATGGAGATCATCGGATCCGACGTCCTGTTTAAAAGCCGAGTGGAAGATGCAGAGCGTCGCAAAGACGGCGTCAAGCTTACCGTGAAGACACCATCCGGGCGAAAGACAATTCATGCAAAGAAGCTTATTATTTCCATCCCACCGACCCTCCACAACCTTAGGCCGTTTGGCTTGGATGAAAACGAGAAATCCATATTCGGACAGTTCAAGACCACAGGTTACTACACCTCCCTTGTTCGAGTGCCTGGCCTTCCTAAATTCGATAGCATGACCAATTACAATCCGGACACCCCATACAACCTGCCAAAGCTGCCGGATATTTACTGGATCACTCCCACCATCATACCGGACGTCTACGACGTTAAGTATGGCAGCCCTCGTGCGCTCCGCGAGGAGGACGTGAAAAAGGACATCATCCGGAAACTCAGACCATTCCAAGATGCTAGTGCTAAAGACGCCGAATTCGTGGCATGGTCCAGCCATACTCCCTTCGGAGCGACGGTATCGAGAAAAGCGATTGAATCGGGTTTTTACAAGAAGTTGTACTCCCTGCAAGGCAGGCATAATACCTACTGGACAGGATCTGCATTCCACGCACATAACTCCGGCTTGCTTTGGGAGTATACAAAGAATTTGGTCGATACGCTGGGGATCTAA